In a genomic window of Candidatus Zixiibacteriota bacterium:
- the pgk gene encoding phosphoglycerate kinase — translation MQLKKIQNADLNNKRVLLRAGFNVEIEDGDVKEKFKIAAVKNTVEYILSQENVKLAIATHLGRPEDGFDRKFSLRQIVDDVEKILKRKVKFAEDCIGEKVKQGLENLNQGEILLLENVRFYKEEEDNKKEFSEKLAENFDVYVNDAFGVCHRDQASVTGVAEVLPSFAGIRLQEEIKNLKKVKNNPDRLAVAVIGGAKIETKLPLIRSFEKNYDYVLTGGKVSIEATDKNMKFSDKVILAFDFAEDKKDIGEKTIAKFKEIILQARTVVWNGPLGEFEKPPFDKGTKEIIKAIIESGAFSVAGGGESVQALEENGWLEKISFVSTGGGAMLEYLSGGEMPGLEVLEL, via the coding sequence AATCGCGGCGGTGAAAAATACGGTGGAATATATTTTATCCCAAGAAAATGTAAAGTTAGCCATAGCAACCCATCTAGGAAGGCCCGAAGACGGGTTTGACAGAAAATTTTCCTTGCGGCAAATCGTTGATGATGTAGAGAAAATTCTGAAAAGAAAAGTTAAATTCGCGGAAGATTGCATTGGCGAAAAAGTAAAACAGGGGCTGGAAAATTTAAATCAAGGCGAGATTTTGCTTTTGGAAAATGTCAGATTTTACAAAGAGGAAGAAGATAATAAAAAAGAATTTAGCGAGAAATTGGCTGAAAATTTTGATGTTTATGTAAATGACGCTTTTGGCGTTTGCCATCGCGACCAAGCTTCGGTGACGGGAGTGGCTGAAGTTCTGCCAAGTTTTGCCGGAATCAGGCTTCAGGAAGAAATAAAAAATTTGAAAAAAGTCAAAAACAATCCGGATCGCCTAGCGGTAGCTGTTATTGGGGGAGCTAAAATAGAAACCAAACTTCCGCTAATTAGAAGTTTTGAAAAAAACTACGATTATGTTTTAACCGGCGGGAAAGTTTCCATAGAAGCGACGGATAAAAATATGAAATTTTCCGACAAGGTTATATTGGCTTTTGACTTTGCTGAAGACAAAAAAGACATTGGAGAAAAAACCATCGCCAAATTCAAAGAAATAATCCTACAAGCCAGAACGGTTGTTTGGAACGGCCCGCTGGGCGAATTTGAGAAACCACCTTTTGATAAGGGAACTAAGGAAATCATAAAAGCCATAATTGAGAGCGGCGCTTTCAGTGTGGCGGGAGGCGGAGAATCGGTCCAAGCGCTGGAAGAAAACGGTTGGCTGGAAAAAATTTCTTTTGTTTCCACGGGCGGGGGAGCTATGCTGGAATATCTAAGCGGCGGCGAAATGCCGGGATTGGAGGTTTTGGAATTGTAG